The Nitrospirota bacterium genome includes the window CTGGGTGTTTCTGATCGCGGTGTTGCTGCAGGGTGGGTTGACGGTCGCGGCGTTTTGGTTTGGCCTGAGTCCGGACGCGGCGTTCGCCGCCCTGCGCCTGGAGAGCGTGCTCGGTCTCTTCCTCTGGATCCGCCTGGCCATCGGCATTGCCGGGCCGCTGGTGCTGGCCGTGATGATTCTCAACACCATCCGGTATCAAGCCAACATGTCCGCCACGGGTCTCATGTATATCGCGGTGATTATGGTGATGGCGGGCGAGGCGTTTTCGCGGTATCTGCTGGTCGCCGAATCCATCCTGTTATAATTCAGCGCCCGTCCATGAAGGGTCATCTGCGGCGTTGCCGCTGCGCATCCGCTCCTCGCGTACGCACTTAGTACGCTCCGGTGCGGTGCTCGCGGCGCCTTGCATCTGACGCCTTCCTGAACAGGCGCGCGCCCTGCGCAAATGCCAAAACAATCATACCAAGGGACTGTCACCGACATCGAGACCCTGACACCGACCGTCAAGGTCTTCCGCTTGGCGTTCGAGCCGGCGACGAATTTTTCGTTCATCGCTGGGCAATACGTGATGGTGGACGTCTTGAAGGACGGGGCGGTTATTCACAAGCCGTACTCGATTGCCTCCCCTCCGCATCAGAAAGACATCGATCTGTGCATTAAGTACGTGGAGGGGGGGTACGTCTCGACGTATTTCCATACCAAGGTTCGGGTGGGCGATGTGCTCACCGTGCACGAGGCGCTCGGGTTTTTTGTGGACCGTGGCGGGCCGCACGAGCGCGTGTACGTGGGAACCGGTACCGGGATCGCGCCGATCCGCAGCATGATCCTCGATCTATACCATGCTGGATTCGAGGGGCCGATGTCCGTGTATTTCGGGGTCCGGTACGAGGACGAACTTCTCTACGAGCCGGATTGGCGGAGGCTGGAAGCTGAACACCCCGCGTTTCGGTTCATTCCGGTGGTCAGTCGTCCCAAAACCTGGACCGGCCGCACTGGGTGGGTGCAGGACGCTTTGCGGGACACGTTGCGCGATCCTGCGTCCAAAGAGGTCTATGTCTGTGGGCTGGTGCCGATGGTCAAGGCCGTCAAGCCGTTGCTCATGGAATTGGGCGTGCCGCGGCAGCAAATTCACACCGAAAAATACATCTAAACCGTACGTCCATGGGATGGCGCACCACGGTGTGGTGCGCTGCGCGTTGACTCGTTCGTCGCAGTTGTGTTACAACCAGCCTGTTTTTACGCGCTGATTTTCCGCCGTTCGACCGGGGTTTCGTCATGTCAGGCCACTCAAAGTGGGCCACCACCAAGCATAAAAAAGCCGCGGCCGACGCCAAACGCGGGAAGATCTTCACCAAGCTCATCAAGGAATTGACGGTGGCCGCCCGCATCGGCGGCGGCGATCCGGACGGCAATCCACGCCTCCGCATGGCGATCCTGAAGTCCAAAGAAAACAACATGCCGGCGGACAACATCAAGCGCGCCATCATGAAGGGCACCGGTGAGCTCCCGGGCGTGACCTACGAAGAGTTCGTGTACGAAGGCTACGGTCCCGGGGGCACCGCTCTGTTGGTCGACATCATGACCGACAACAAGAACCGCACCGTGTCCGAGATCCGCCACGTCTTCTCCAAACACGGCGGCAACATGGGGGAGGCGGGGTCCGTGGGGTGGATGTTCCAGAAGCGCGGCTATATCGTGGTTGAGAAGGCCAAGGCGGACGAGGACACCCTGATGACCCTGGCCTTGGACGCGGGCGCCGAAGACATGAAAACGGACGACCCCGAGCAGTACGAGGTCCTCACCGCGCCCTCCGAGTTCGAGCGCGTCAAGAAGGCGATCGAAGCCAAAGGGATCCCGATCGCGCTGGCCGAGATCAGCCAGATCCCGCAGACCTACGTGAAGCTGGAGGGCAGGGACGCGGAGCAGATGCTCAAGTTGATGGAAGCCCTCGAGGATCACGACGACGTGCAGAAAGTGCACGCGAATTTCGACATTGATCAGGCCGTGATGGAGAAGGTGCTGGGGTAAAGGGCCGATCCCAAAAAAGGCCAAGCATCTCGCAGCCTCGGGTCTGAAGTCGACCCTGCGTTGCGTCAAGCAAGCTCGGAGGGGAGGGAGCCACCCATGCGGATTCTTGGAATCGACCCCGGCCTGAACGCCACCGGGTACGGCGTGGTGGAGCTGGACGGCTCCGAGGTGCGTCACGTCGCGTCCGGCACCATCAATATCCCCTCGGCGCGCCCGTTGCCCACCCGTCTGAACCTGCTGTTCGAATCCCTGCGAGAAGTGTTCGACCAATACCGCCCCGACGAGGTCGCGGTGGAGAACACGTTTCTCGCCAAAAACGTGGCCGTGGCGCTCAAACTGGGACAAGCCAAGGGGATCGCCCTGTTGGTGGCTGAGCAGGCCAAGCTCCCGGTGCTGGAATACACGCCCACGGAGATCAAGACCGCGGTCACCGGATACGGCGCGGCCGCAAAGGAGCAGGTGCAATATATGGTCGGCCGGCTGCTCCGGCTGGACGTGGAGGCCACCACGCACCACGCCACCGACGCGTTGGCCACGGCCATTTGCCACCTCCACACCGCCTTGCCCCGGCACGCCACGATGTCGGTCGCGTCGTCGCGGCGTATCGCCCACGCATGATCGCCGCGCTCGCGGGGACGTTGGTCGCCAAGTCTCCGCAGTCCGTGATTCTCGATGTTCAGGGCGTGGGCTACGAAGTCTTCACTTCGCTGCAAACCTACTATCGACTGCCTGAGCTGAAACAGGCCGTGCGCTTGCACACATACACGCACGTGCGCGAAGACGCCCTGTCCCTGTACGGTTTTCTCTCCTCTGAGGAAAAGTCGGCGTTCCTGCTGTTGATCTCGGTGTCGGGCGTGGGGCCTCGATTAGGGCTTGCGGTGCTCTCGGGACTGACGGTCGCAGAACTGGCGTCCGCGATCCGAACCGGCGACGCCAAACGCCTCTCCTCCGTGCCTGGTATCGGCCAAAAAACCGCGGCGCGTCTGATCCTGGAACTCCAGTCCAAAATCACCGCGATCGCGCCCGAGACCACGGACAACGGGGCGAGCCCGGCCGCGTCATCGACCATGGACGACGCGCTCTCAGCGTTGGTGAACCTGGGGTATCAGGGCGCAGCGGCCAAGGAAACCCTCAAACTCATCGAGCGCAGCCGGCCCGGTGAAGAACTCACCGTCGAGGATCTTCTGCGCGAGGCGCTGCGCCGCCTGTCCAAGTGACGATCGATCGCGACAACAGCCGCACCAACTCGCCGCTCGCCGCCGGCATGGTGGATGACGAGCGAGGCTACGAGAACAGTCTGCGGCCGCTGGCCTTGGACGAATACGTGGGCCAGGAGAAGATCAAAGCCAACCTGCGCGTGTACATCGAAGCCGCGCGCCAGCGCGGCGACGTGCTGGATCACTCGATCTTCTACGGCCCGCCGGGCTTGGGCAAAACCACGCTCGCGCACATCATCGCCAAGGAACTGGGCGTGCAGATCAAAGCCACGTCCGGTCCCGCGCTCGAACACGCGGGCGACCTGGCCGCGATCTTGACCAACCTAGGCCCGCGCGACGTGTTTTTCATCGATGAAATCCATCGCCTGCATCCCGCAGTGGAAGAAGTCCTCTACCCCGCGATGGAGGACTTTCAACTCGACATCGTCATCGGTCAAGGCCCGGCCGCGCGTAGCATCAAACTCGATCTGCCGCCGTTCACCCTGGTGGGCGCCACCACGCGCGCGGGTCTGTTGACGTCGCCGCTGCGTGATCGCTTCGGCGTGATCTGCCGTCTGGAGTACTACTCTCCCGGCGAGTTGGAGCAGATCATCATGCGCTCCTCGCGCCTGCTCAAGGTCCCCATCGTGCCGGAAGGCGCCTCTGAAATCGCGCGCCGCGCGCGCGGCACTCCGCGTATCGCCAACCGTCTGCTGCGTCGCGTGCGCGACTTCGCCCAGGTCAAGGGCGACGGCGTGATCACCGCGGAGGCCGCGCACGGCGCACTGTCCATGATGGAGATCGACGAACACGGCTTCGACGTCATGGACCGCCGCCTGCTCGCCGCCATCATCGACAAATTCGGGGGCGGCCCGGTCGGCGTGGACACCCTGGCTTCCGCCATCGGCGAAGAACGAGAAACCATCGAAGACGTCTACGAACCCTTCCTCTTGCAAGGCGGCTTCCTCGACCGCACCCCCCGCGGCCGCCTCGCCACCCCCCTCGCGTACCAGCATTTAAACAGACAACAGCCGAGCAATACTGAGCAGAAACCGTTGTGGTAGTGGGAAGGCAAGGTCGCCAAACCTTGCACTCGAACGAACCGCCGCGTTCTGGCCCGTGTGGGAAATGTTGGGGTCGGGGTACTAAAACCCGACAGTTGAGCCGCGGCTGCGTGGAGTGCCCTAAGCGGTTACTCGGCTGAATAGGACTCAGGTATGTCGGATAGTTAGGGGGACGTTCTTTACTAATTAAGTAATGTGGTAGTGACTCATTTCGAATCGCTACAGTGACGTCGTTGCACAGAGATGACCTTCCGAGGTTTCCACCTGTTCTGGGTTGCTTCACTCTTGACCCCGATTCTCACAAGGAGGCCCAGCACATGGATCCATTGAGCGGAGAAGTCGTCGTGGTCGATATCAAGATGCGCTTCGGGTCGATGGTAGTGTTCATGGTGAAATGGGCCATCGCGTCCATCCCGGCGCTGCTGATCCTGGCGGTCATTGGTGTGATGGCGGTGGCGTTCTTGGCGGCGATGGTCGGACCGTTGAGGTAATACGCCCCACGTATTGACTCGTGCCCGCCAACTCCGTTATACCCGACACCGTTCACCCTCGTAGAGGTGCCGGGTCGTGCCTTCGTCGCCTCCGTCAATAGCGCCCATCAGCATCATGGACGCCATCAATCAGCGGCGATCCGTGCGCGCCTTCTTACCACAGAAACTCGACCGATCAACTATTCGCGCGTTGCTCGCGGCCGCGGTGCGAGCTCCCACGGCGATGCACGGGGAGCCGTGGGCGTTTGCAATCGTGCAGGACGCGAACGTGCTGAAGCGGCTTTCGGATCAGTCCAAAGTGCTGTTTGCCGAGGAAGCACACCGCCTGCACCTCGACCATGGAGGCCATGCGCTCGACATCTTCAGCCGCCCGGATTTCAATATTTTCTATGACGCGAGCACGCTCATCGTGATCTGCGGTCTCCCCATCGGCCCCTTCGTGGCCGCGGACTGCTGGCTGGCCGCGCAGAACCTAATGCTCGCTGCCTCTGCCATGGGGCTCGGCACCTGTGTGATCGGTTCCGCGCTGCTCGCGCTGAACACCTCGGGCGGAAAAGCCGATGCCGGGATCCCGAGCGAGTTTTCCGCGTTTGCCTCGATCATCGTCGGTGTGCCGAGCGGTGAGACGCCCCTCACGACCCGCAAGGAGCCGCAGATTCTCGCCCGGAAGTGACGATGAACATTCACGGGGCCCTCTCCATGCCGGAGCGGTTCATTGTGTAGTATGAAAAGGTTCGGAGTATGTTGTTGCGACGTCGGAAATGGCGGTCGTGGTCGTCTTCACGAAAACGGGATCTAAACCGGAGGTACCTCCATGAACACGCGTAATGTTCGAGCAGGGATGATCGTCGGGTTGGTCGTGGGATTTCTGGGGGTATTGGTCTGCGCGTCGACCGCGTTGGCCGATGCCGCGGAGCACGTGGGCGAGGCGATAGAACACGCCAATGAGGCGGTCAAACACGGCAAACAAGGCCATACGGATCTATTGGTTGACCATGCCGACGGTGCGCTGCGGTACGCCAAAGAAGCGCAAAAGCTCAAGCAAGACGAGCACCTCGACGAGGCAATCGACGAGCTGGAAGCCGCGGTTTTCCAG containing:
- a CDS encoding FAD-binding oxidoreductase, producing the protein MPKQSYQGTVTDIETLTPTVKVFRLAFEPATNFSFIAGQYVMVDVLKDGAVIHKPYSIASPPHQKDIDLCIKYVEGGYVSTYFHTKVRVGDVLTVHEALGFFVDRGGPHERVYVGTGTGIAPIRSMILDLYHAGFEGPMSVYFGVRYEDELLYEPDWRRLEAEHPAFRFIPVVSRPKTWTGRTGWVQDALRDTLRDPASKEVYVCGLVPMVKAVKPLLMELGVPRQQIHTEKYI
- a CDS encoding YebC/PmpR family DNA-binding transcriptional regulator encodes the protein MSGHSKWATTKHKKAAADAKRGKIFTKLIKELTVAARIGGGDPDGNPRLRMAILKSKENNMPADNIKRAIMKGTGELPGVTYEEFVYEGYGPGGTALLVDIMTDNKNRTVSEIRHVFSKHGGNMGEAGSVGWMFQKRGYIVVEKAKADEDTLMTLALDAGAEDMKTDDPEQYEVLTAPSEFERVKKAIEAKGIPIALAEISQIPQTYVKLEGRDAEQMLKLMEALEDHDDVQKVHANFDIDQAVMEKVLG
- the ruvC gene encoding crossover junction endodeoxyribonuclease RuvC, which gives rise to MRILGIDPGLNATGYGVVELDGSEVRHVASGTINIPSARPLPTRLNLLFESLREVFDQYRPDEVAVENTFLAKNVAVALKLGQAKGIALLVAEQAKLPVLEYTPTEIKTAVTGYGAAAKEQVQYMVGRLLRLDVEATTHHATDALATAICHLHTALPRHATMSVASSRRIAHA
- the ruvA gene encoding Holliday junction branch migration protein RuvA, with product MIAALAGTLVAKSPQSVILDVQGVGYEVFTSLQTYYRLPELKQAVRLHTYTHVREDALSLYGFLSSEEKSAFLLLISVSGVGPRLGLAVLSGLTVAELASAIRTGDAKRLSSVPGIGQKTAARLILELQSKITAIAPETTDNGASPAASSTMDDALSALVNLGYQGAAAKETLKLIERSRPGEELTVEDLLREALRRLSK
- the ruvB gene encoding Holliday junction branch migration DNA helicase RuvB encodes the protein MVDDERGYENSLRPLALDEYVGQEKIKANLRVYIEAARQRGDVLDHSIFYGPPGLGKTTLAHIIAKELGVQIKATSGPALEHAGDLAAILTNLGPRDVFFIDEIHRLHPAVEEVLYPAMEDFQLDIVIGQGPAARSIKLDLPPFTLVGATTRAGLLTSPLRDRFGVICRLEYYSPGELEQIIMRSSRLLKVPIVPEGASEIARRARGTPRIANRLLRRVRDFAQVKGDGVITAEAAHGALSMMEIDEHGFDVMDRRLLAAIIDKFGGGPVGVDTLASAIGEERETIEDVYEPFLLQGGFLDRTPRGRLATPLAYQHLNRQQPSNTEQKPLW
- a CDS encoding nitroreductase family protein; protein product: MDAINQRRSVRAFLPQKLDRSTIRALLAAAVRAPTAMHGEPWAFAIVQDANVLKRLSDQSKVLFAEEAHRLHLDHGGHALDIFSRPDFNIFYDASTLIVICGLPIGPFVAADCWLAAQNLMLAASAMGLGTCVIGSALLALNTSGGKADAGIPSEFSAFASIIVGVPSGETPLTTRKEPQILARK
- the smbP gene encoding small metal-binding protein SmbP, whose amino-acid sequence is MNTRNVRAGMIVGLVVGFLGVLVCASTALADAAEHVGEAIEHANEAVKHGKQGHTDLLVDHADGALRYAKEAQKLKQDEHLDEAIDELEAAVFQGKDGRTDMGVQHAEKALEHLSAVK